From Heliangelus exortis chromosome W unlocalized genomic scaffold, bHelExo1.hap1 SUPER_W_unloc_2, whole genome shotgun sequence, the proteins below share one genomic window:
- the LOC139790590 gene encoding zinc finger protein 3-like, translated as MSYTCPDCGKGFKRRSHFIQHQRIHTGEKPFKCSECGKEFSQSSHLSKHRRIHTGGRPYKCLECGKEFAHSSSLSRHHRIHTGEKLYPCTHCGKAFNNSTSWISHQHVHTEEKPYTCPQCGKGFTSSSSHTRHRRIHRGERPYKCPECRKSFTASSSLTQHLRIHRGERPYKCPDCGKSFTSSSGLTQHLRIHRDERPYKCPHCGKSFRRHSHLKKHQRLHTSEKL; from the coding sequence ATGTCCTACACCTGCCCTGACTGTGGGAAAGGTTTTAAAAGGAGATCACATTTTATCCAGCATCAACGGATCCATACGGGTGAGAAACCCTTTAAATGTTCTGAGTGTGGAAAGGAGTTTTCCCAGAGTTCCCATTTATCAAAACATCGCCGCATCCACACGGGAGGGAGACCCtataagtgtctggagtgtgggaaggagtttgcCCACAGTTCCAGTTTATCACGCCATCACCGCATCCATACAGGAGAGAAGTTGTATCCCTGCACTCACTGTGGTAAAGCCTTCAACAACAGCACCTCTTGGATTAGTCACCAACATGTCCACACTGAGGAAAAACCCTACACGTGTCCCCAGTGTGGGAAGGGCTTCACATCCAGCTCGAGCCACACCCGACACCGACGGATCCATAGGGGTGAACGTCCCTACAAGTGTCCCGAGTGCAGGAAGAGCTTCACAGCCAGCTCGAGTCTCACCCAACACTTACGGATCCATAGGGGTGAACGTCCCTACAAGTGTCCTGACTGTGGGAAGAGCTTCACATCCAGCTCAGGTCTCACCCAACACCTACGGATCCATAGGGATGAACGTCCCTACAAGTGTCCGCACTGTGGGAAAAGCTTCCGTCGACACTCCCATTTGAAGAAGCATCAACGCCTCCATACCAGTGAAAAACTTTAA
- the LOC139790559 gene encoding zinc finger protein 502-like, protein MSYTCPDCGKGFRWRSALIKHQRIHTGEKPFKCSECGKEFAQSSHLSQHRCTHMGRRPYKCLECGKEFSKSSNLLRHHRIHTGEKLYPCTHCGKAFNNSTSWINHQHVHTEEKPYTCPQCGKGFTSSSSLTQHRGIHRGERPYKCPECGKSFTSSSSLTQHLRIHRGERPYKCPECGKSFTARSSLTRHLRIHRGERPYKCPDCGKSFTVSSSLTRHLRIHTGERPYKCPACWKSFRQSHALKNHQRLHTSEKF, encoded by the coding sequence ATGTCCTACACCTGCCCTGACTGCGGGAAAGGTTTTCGGTGGAGATCAGCTTTAATCAAGCATCAACGGATCCATACGGGTGAGAAACCCTTTAAATGTTctgagtgtgggaaggagtttgcCCAGAGTTCCCATTTATCTCAGCATCGCTGCACCCACATGGGAAGGAGACCCtataagtgtctggagtgtgggaaggagttttccAAGAGTTCCAATTTATTACGCCATCACCGCATCCATACAGGAGAGAAGTTGTATCCCTGCACTCACTGTGGGAAAGCCTTCAACAACAGCACCTCTTGGATTAATCACCAACATGTCCACACTGAGGAAAAGCCCTACACGTGTCCCCAGTGTGGGAAGGGCTTCACATCCAGCTCGAGTCTCACCCAACACCGAGGGATCCATAGGGGTGAACGTCCCTACAAGTGTCCTGAGTGCGGGAAGAGCTTCACATCCAGCTCGAGTCTCACCCAACACCTACGGATCCATAGGGGTGAACGTCCCTACAAGTGTCCCGAGTGCGGGAAAAGCTTCACAGCCCGCTCGAGTCTCACCCGACACCTACGGATCCATAGGGGTGAACGTCCCTACAAGTGTCCTGACTGTGGGAAAAGCTTCACAGTCAGCTCGAGTCTCACCCGGCACCTACGGATCCATACAGGTGAACGTCCCTACAAGTGTCCTGCGTGTTGGAAGAGCTTCAGGCAAAGCCACGCTTTGAAGAACCATCAACGCCTCCATACcagtgaaaaattttaa
- the LOC139790606 gene encoding olfactory receptor 14J1-like: MSNSSSIRQFLLLAFADRRELQLLHFWLFLGIYLAALLGNGLIITTIACDHHLHTPMYFFLLNLSLLDLGSISTTLPKAMANSLGDNTDISYKACAAQLFFFFVFITAEYCLLTIMSYDRSVAICKPLHYGTLLGSRACVHTAAAAWGTGFLTALLHTANTFSLPLCQGNALDQFFCEIPQILKLSCSHSYLREIWVVVIGCCFGFGCFVFIVVSYVWIFRAVLRIPSEQGRHKAFSTCLPHLAVVSLFISTAIFAYLKPPSISSPSLDLAMAVLYLVVPPAVNPLIYSMRNQELKGAVKKLTTGIFLK; this comes from the coding sequence atgtccaacagcagctccatcaggcagttcctcctcctggcatttgcagacaggcgggagctgcagctcttgcacttctggctcttcctgggcatctacctggctgccctcctgggcaacggcctcatcatcaccaccatcgcctgtgaccaccacctccacacccccatgtacttcttcctcctcaacctctccctcctcgacctgggatccatctccaccactctgcccaaagccatggccaatTCCCTCGGGGACAACACGGACATCTCCTATAAGGcatgtgctgcacagctctttttctttttcgtCTTCATCACAGCTGAGTACTGTCTCCTGACCATCATGTCCTACGACCGCTCCgtggccatctgcaaacccctgcactacgggaccctcctgggcagcagagcttgtgtccacacggcagcagctgcctggggcactgggtttctcactgctctgctgcacacagccaatacattttccctgcccctctgccagggcaatgccctggaccagttcttctgtgaaatcccccagatcctcaagctctcctgctcacactcctaCCTCAGGGAAATTTGGGTTGTGGTTATAGGTTGCTGTTTTGgatttgggtgttttgttttcatcgtGGTGTCCTATGTGTGgatcttcagggctgtgctgaggatcccctctgagcagggaaggcacaaagccttttccacgtgcctccctcacctggctgTGGTCTCCCTGTTCATCAGCACAGCCATCTTTGCCTACCTGAAgcccccctccatctcctccccatccctggactTGGCAATGGCAGTTCTGTACTTGGTGGTTCCCCCAGCAGtgaaccccctcatctacagcatgaggaacCAAGAGCTCAAGGGTGCTGTGAAGAAACTCACAACAGGAATTTTTCTCAAGTAA